The proteins below come from a single Pedobacter aquae genomic window:
- a CDS encoding murein L,D-transpeptidase catalytic domain family protein: protein MSIIQKRFNIYSVTILLLFLAIFTLTNISWKSAVLKNKQVSILDTTLQRTSVDTVVTYQNFIQATYQKINLKAAGLSETVFEKAFTGFLNMQLANLLNRDKNILTVIDFDLPSTSKRMWIIDIKNQKLLLHSYVAHGRGSGDNKAVRFSNQAESHQSSLGFYVANETYFGKHGLSLKLDGLDKGINDLARARAIVVHGADYVSTDFIHKHGRLGRSHGCPAVPQELNQQVINLIKGKTCLFINAEAPNYTSTLLNDQTVVNHFSAQI from the coding sequence ATGAGCATTATACAAAAAAGATTCAACATTTATTCTGTTACCATTTTATTACTATTTCTAGCTATTTTTACTTTAACCAACATCAGTTGGAAAAGCGCAGTTTTAAAAAACAAACAAGTTTCTATTCTAGATACCACACTTCAAAGAACTTCAGTAGACACTGTTGTAACCTATCAAAATTTTATACAGGCTACTTATCAAAAAATCAATCTCAAAGCGGCTGGTTTATCAGAAACTGTATTTGAGAAAGCTTTCACGGGTTTTTTAAATATGCAATTGGCAAATCTTTTAAATCGTGATAAAAACATTTTAACCGTTATAGATTTTGATTTACCCAGCACTTCAAAAAGAATGTGGATAATTGATATCAAAAATCAAAAATTACTATTGCATAGCTATGTGGCACATGGCAGAGGAAGTGGTGATAATAAAGCAGTAAGATTTTCTAATCAGGCAGAATCTCACCAAAGTAGTTTAGGGTTTTATGTTGCCAATGAAACTTATTTTGGTAAACATGGCTTATCCTTAAAATTAGATGGTTTAGATAAAGGCATCAACGATTTAGCAAGAGCAAGAGCTATTGTTGTACATGGTGCAGATTATGTAAGTACTGATTTTATTCATAAACACGGAAGATTAGGTAGAAGCCATGGTTGTCCTGCTGTACCTCAAGAATTAAATCAACAAGTGATTAACTTAATCAAAGGAAAAACATGTTTATTTATTAATGCAGAAGCTCCAAATTATACCTCAACATTATTGAACGATCAGACTGTTGTAAATCATTTTTCTGCCCAAATTTAG
- a CDS encoding lactonase family protein, protein MKNLLLNLFTFLFCALSLSVNAQNKKQRYYHLLVGTYTRTQNQGIFVYEFDSKTGKLKLEHTTEGIKNPSYLTINKEGTKVYSVSEQEASGVSYFEFNNKTGEITHKNFQSTTSPGACYISLTHNGKHVFTANYGGGSVSVFPVKASGEIEPLSQLIQHEGTSINERRQNKPHAHCIYPSVDGSHYYVPDLGADKVFAYQYLADASKPLVPAKQAFTTITPGGGPRHFIFNKKGSFAYVVEELTAHVSVYSYQNQELKQVQRVSMNTPDFKGTNGAADIHLSQDGNYLYASNRGSANEIVVFKVNKTDGTLTKIDNVSCKGKTPRNFNIDPTDKFLLVANQDSNDIFVFKRDVKTGLLTYTGETVNVGAPVCLKFTPKL, encoded by the coding sequence ATGAAAAATCTCTTATTAAACCTATTTACCTTTTTATTTTGTGCTTTAAGTTTGTCTGTAAACGCTCAAAACAAAAAGCAGCGCTATTATCATTTATTGGTTGGCACCTATACCAGAACCCAAAACCAAGGTATATTTGTGTACGAGTTTGATAGCAAAACCGGGAAACTTAAACTAGAACATACTACGGAAGGTATTAAAAACCCGTCTTATTTAACTATAAATAAAGAAGGCACAAAAGTTTACAGTGTGAGTGAACAAGAAGCATCAGGCGTAAGCTACTTCGAGTTCAACAATAAAACCGGAGAAATTACTCATAAAAATTTCCAGTCAACAACCAGTCCGGGTGCATGTTACATTTCTTTAACCCATAATGGTAAACATGTTTTTACAGCTAATTATGGTGGAGGCAGTGTTAGCGTTTTCCCTGTTAAAGCTAGCGGAGAAATAGAACCCCTAAGTCAACTTATACAACATGAAGGTACTAGTATCAACGAAAGGCGACAAAATAAACCTCATGCACATTGTATTTACCCATCTGTAGATGGTAGCCATTATTATGTACCAGATTTAGGTGCCGATAAAGTTTTTGCTTACCAATACCTAGCCGATGCAAGTAAGCCCCTTGTCCCTGCTAAACAAGCTTTTACTACCATTACCCCTGGTGGTGGACCAAGGCATTTCATCTTTAACAAAAAAGGAAGTTTCGCTTACGTAGTAGAAGAACTTACTGCACATGTAAGCGTTTATAGCTATCAAAACCAAGAATTAAAGCAGGTGCAAAGAGTAAGTATGAATACGCCTGATTTTAAAGGAACTAATGGTGCTGCGGATATTCATTTATCACAAGATGGAAATTATTTGTATGCCAGTAATCGCGGAAGCGCAAATGAAATAGTCGTTTTTAAGGTTAATAAAACTGATGGTACTTTAACAAAAATTGACAACGTTAGCTGCAAAGGAAAAACCCCAAGAAACTTTAATATAGACCCAACAGATAAATTCCTGTTAGTAGCCAATCAAGATAGTAATGATATTTTTGTTTTTAAAAGAGATGTAAAAACCGGGCTTTTAACTTATACAGGAGAAACTGTAAATGTTGGTGCACCAGTTTGTCTAAAATTTACACCCAAACTTTAA
- a CDS encoding tetratricopeptide repeat-containing sensor histidine kinase: MVNFFIVNTANSYNLQKDTVTINNLIKEAKAKKKNKKEVFKISEDVIALSKKHQYKFGLFKGYFLQGNVLLDDYQYTKALKNFQLAYENAKFLKSDISEAEALFNIAYCYQYLDETTKAVDAYKKCLAKGKQDTLLIADVHTNLGVSYDYSGDYGKAIVHYLESYTLNKALKNNEGLGTSSSNLGQLFSTLKIYDKAIYYLKKSEAIAISLKDTATLCYAYENLGANYLSKNELLKAKFYLEKALKLAKAMNLQEYEIVSLTYSNLGMLAIKNKAFDKAEAYLDTALNIANQKSLTFHKTFALTHQIDLLNKQNKLEEAEEIAQKALDLCRNTNQTPLKVNILEFLKETYAKQGKFEKAFNTQKDALKLEKSLKLEDNLKQVAVLIATRDYDKKKQIENLIKNQKQKVLESKILTQRYTLGFVVFILMILGIFTFISVRNQQLQKRINEDLAQKNHEIEISRIELNKQSQAFSDLNNHKDQIFTIISHDLRKPIGHLSSVLELLENNILDADDFKSFIPQISKNVKDTSEILDSLLFWAKSQLKGFSLKITEQNLFNFINEKTASLQPFAKEKNISIINQINPEVKIKIDAMLSMIIIRNLVLNAIKFSDDNKEIIIQLEEHTNHFELKVKDSGIGMSQEQIDNLFTTKNKSTLGTKKEKGTGLGLYFCNDLVKKCGGEFKVESVLGQGSTFSFTIPKYLS, encoded by the coding sequence GTGGTTAATTTTTTTATTGTAAATACTGCCAACAGCTATAACCTACAAAAAGATACTGTTACGATTAACAATCTTATTAAAGAAGCAAAAGCTAAAAAGAAGAATAAAAAAGAGGTTTTTAAAATAAGTGAAGATGTTATAGCGCTTTCTAAAAAACATCAATACAAATTTGGCTTATTTAAAGGTTATTTTTTACAGGGTAATGTTCTTTTAGACGATTATCAATACACAAAAGCTCTTAAAAACTTTCAATTGGCTTATGAAAATGCCAAATTTTTAAAGTCTGATATTTCTGAAGCAGAAGCTCTATTTAATATAGCCTATTGCTATCAGTATTTAGATGAAACTACCAAAGCTGTTGATGCTTATAAAAAATGTCTAGCTAAGGGAAAACAAGACACCTTATTAATCGCCGATGTACATACTAATTTAGGTGTTAGCTATGATTATAGTGGCGATTACGGAAAAGCTATTGTACATTATTTAGAATCTTATACTTTAAACAAAGCTTTAAAAAATAACGAAGGACTAGGGACATCATCCAGCAATTTAGGTCAGCTTTTTTCTACACTAAAAATCTACGATAAAGCTATTTATTACCTCAAAAAGAGTGAAGCCATTGCCATCAGTTTAAAAGATACAGCTACACTTTGCTATGCTTATGAAAACTTAGGCGCAAACTATTTAAGTAAAAATGAACTTTTAAAAGCTAAATTTTATTTAGAAAAAGCTCTAAAATTAGCTAAAGCGATGAACTTGCAAGAGTATGAAATTGTGAGTTTGACTTATAGTAATTTGGGAATGTTGGCTATTAAAAACAAGGCTTTTGATAAAGCTGAAGCCTATTTAGATACAGCACTAAATATTGCAAACCAAAAATCTTTAACTTTTCACAAAACTTTTGCTTTAACGCATCAAATAGATTTGTTAAACAAGCAAAATAAACTTGAAGAGGCCGAAGAAATAGCCCAAAAGGCTTTGGATCTTTGCAGAAATACTAATCAAACTCCTTTAAAAGTAAATATTTTAGAGTTTTTGAAAGAAACTTATGCCAAACAGGGAAAGTTTGAAAAAGCATTTAACACACAAAAGGATGCTTTAAAACTTGAAAAATCTTTAAAGCTAGAAGATAATTTAAAACAAGTTGCGGTTTTAATTGCAACAAGAGATTATGATAAAAAAAAACAAATAGAAAACCTTATAAAAAATCAAAAGCAAAAGGTGTTAGAATCAAAAATTCTAACCCAAAGATATACCTTGGGCTTTGTTGTTTTCATCCTGATGATACTGGGGATTTTTACTTTTATTAGCGTTAGAAATCAGCAATTACAGAAAAGAATAAATGAAGATTTAGCTCAAAAAAATCATGAAATAGAAATAAGCAGAATAGAGTTAAACAAACAATCTCAAGCATTTTCTGATTTAAATAATCATAAAGACCAAATTTTCACTATTATTTCTCATGATTTAAGAAAACCAATTGGGCATCTTTCTTCTGTATTAGAACTATTAGAAAACAATATTTTAGATGCGGATGATTTTAAAAGTTTTATCCCTCAAATATCCAAAAACGTAAAAGATACTTCTGAAATTCTTGACAGCTTACTTTTTTGGGCTAAATCTCAACTTAAAGGTTTCAGTTTAAAAATCACGGAACAAAACCTATTTAATTTTATAAACGAAAAAACAGCCTCTTTGCAACCTTTTGCTAAGGAGAAAAACATTAGCATTATAAACCAGATAAATCCAGAGGTTAAGATCAAAATAGATGCCATGCTAAGCATGATTATCATTAGAAATTTGGTACTTAATGCTATTAAATTTTCTGATGACAATAAAGAAATCATCATCCAACTAGAAGAACATACAAATCACTTTGAGCTAAAGGTAAAAGATAGCGGTATTGGAATGTCTCAAGAACAAATAGATAATTTATTTACCACCAAAAACAAAAGTACATTAGGTACTAAAAAAGAGAAAGGTACTGGGCTGGGCTTATACTTCTGTAATGATTTAGTGAAGAAATGTGGCGGAGAATTTAAGGTAGAAAGCGTTTTAGGCCAAGGCAGTACATTTTCATTTACTATTCCTAAATATCTAAGCTAA